One region of Oryzias latipes chromosome 6, ASM223467v1 genomic DNA includes:
- the ric8b gene encoding synembryn-B: MDLKNFLAQLDAANEDDTERLLQQYNRENTQTFTFDQKEETLRIKLCERVLAVLGRQVQPTCQKTCLETLRILSRDKHVLAPVATREGMLILAGMARLRTGQEDGDDQENPQGYTQSQEEERVVVEALKCLCNVLYNSPAAQQVSVDVHLDRGLCANLRTARTWHHEVGLFTLRLLFLLSALRPDVRGVLRSKLDAVKLLTEVLEHTLNVNWVGPYEAACPGPEVLLLPTESNERAMEALKALFNLTLSEARNEEDQHQFRLIAAILRHLLLLKTETEEKTEEAHSHAVNLLNNLPVSCLDVLFDVPVQGGVDNHGGKNMEAVQVLLDFMEGRIDKGSNYKEGLTPVLSLLTEGSRCHREIRRYIKAKVLPPLKDVKNRPEIGTTIRNKLVRLMTHVDMGVKQTAAEFLFVLCKESVDNLLKYTGYGNAAGLLAARGLLAGGRGDTQYSDDEDSDTEEYKSVKPFINPITGHIEEPMPNPIEEMTEEQKEYEAEKLANMFVKLSSNNVIRPMGVRPDGTLAPLEETLCDPPEENPDSDSD; encoded by the exons ATGGATTTGAAGAATTTTCTGGCACAGCTCGACGCAGCCAACGAAGATGACACAGAGAGGCTTTTGCAGCAGTATAACCGAGAG AACACTCAGACTTTCACTTTTGACCAAAAGGAAGAAACTCTGCGGATT AAACTCTGTGAGAGAGTGCTAGCAGTCCTTGGGAGACAGGTTCAGCCCACCTGTCAGAAAACCTGCCTGGAGACGCTCCGCATCTTGTCCAGAGACAAACATGTCCTGGCACCTGTAGCCACCAGAGAAGGCATGCTGATTCTAGCAGGCATGGCGAGGCTGCGTACTGGACAGGAAGACGGTGACGACCAGGAGAACCCTCAGGGATACACGCAGTCACAGGAAGAGGAGAGAGTGGTGGTGGAAGCCTTGAAGTGCTTGTGTAACGTGTTGTACAACAGTCCTGCAGCGCAGCAGGTTAGTGTGGATGTTCACTTGGATCGCGGTCTGTGTGCCAATCTGCGCACAGCCAGAACATGGCACCACGAAGTGGGCTTGTTCACCCTGCGCCTCCTCTTCTTGCTTTCTGCCCTCCGGCCTGATGTGAGGGGTGTTTTGAGGAGCAAATTGGACGCTGTGAAACTGCTGACAGAGGTGCTGGAGCACACTCTGAATGTGAACTGGGTCGGCCCCTATGAAGCTGCCTGTCCAGGTCCGGAGGTCCTGCTCCTGCCCACAGAGAGTAACGAGAGAGCCATGGAAGCGCTGAAGGCCTTGTTCAATCTAACGCTGTCAGAGGCTCGGAATGAG GAGGATCAACACCAGTTCCGGCTCATCGCTGCTATCCTTCGTCACCTGTTGCTGCTGAAGACGGAGACGGAGGAGAAAACAGAGGAAGCACACAG TCATGCCGTCAACCTGCTGAACAACCTGCCCGTGTCCTGCCTGGATGTCTTGTTTGATGTGCCCGTCCAGGGAGGTGTGGACAATCACGGTGGGAAAAACATGGAGGCGGTGCAGGTGCTGCTTGACTTCATGGAGGGCAGAATTGACAAG GGCTCCAACTACAAAGAGGGACTGACGCCTGTGCTCAGCCTCCTAACTGAAGGATCCCGATGCCACCGGGAGATCCGCAGATACATCAAAGCTAAG GTTCTCCCCCCACTGAAAGACGTGAAGAATAGACCAGAGATCGGCACCACCATCCGGAACAAACTGGTCCGCCTCATGACACACGTGGACATGGGGGTGAAGCAGACGGCGGCGGAGTTCCTCTTTGTCCTCTGCAAGGAAAGCG TGGACAACCTGTTGAAGTACACTGGATACGGAAACGCGGCGGGACTACTGGCAGCTCGAGGGCTCctggcaggaggaagaggagacacTCAGTACTCTGATGATGAAGACTCAGACACGGAAGAATACAAATCTGTCAAACCTTT TATCAACCCAATCACGGGGCACATTGAGGAGCCCATGCCAAACCCCATTGAGGAGATGACAGAGGAGCAGAAGGAGTACGAAGCTGAGAAACTGGCAAACATGTTCGTCAAGCTGAGCAg CAATAACGTCATCCGACCGATGGGCGTCAGGCCGGACGGGACGCTAGCGCCTTTAGAGGAAACCCTTTGCGATCCGCCCGAGGAGAACCCAGATTCAGACTCTGACTAG
- the LOC101165477 gene encoding NAD-dependent protein deacetylase sirtuin-3, mitochondrial, with translation MKKSRSRTVRPAIARITRSSKSQAEHPKPTETQDSEEGLHRKHQKIQTDSTPAADRMSVETQHIFITSKAQISDGGGGDPQPACQTSKAEGGSPSSRGVKSSSPHDLLSVARLVKLGRCKNVVVVAGAGISTASGIPDFRTPGTGLYSNLEKYNVPYPEAIFNIDYFSDNPQPFFSLAKVLYPGSHRPNYIHYFIRVLHHKGLLLRMYTQNIDGLEKLCGIPDDKLVEAHGSFATASCHLCYTPYPAEEARYAIMHDRVPTCSFCTATVKPDVVFFGEDLPRKYFLHRKDFPKADLLIIMGTSLKIEPFASLVNSVRSTVPRLLLNRNAVGPFERVPLRRGDHMELGDLADSVRKFAEMLGWDGEIQELMRSQEVNRGASDQESCEETSRTEGSGAPSSSEETDSETDSKSST, from the exons ATGAAGAAGTCCAGGTCTCGCACGGTCCGCCCCGCCATCGCCAGAATCACTCGCAGCTCCAAGTCCCAGGCAGAGCACCCAAAACCCACAGAGACCCAGGACTCTGAGGAGGGCCTccacagaaaacatcaaaagatCCAAACGGATTCGACTCCAGCCGCGGACCGCATGAGTGTGGAAACGCAGCACATCTTCATCACAAG caaaGCACAGATATCTGACGGCGGCGGCGGCGATCCTCAGCCGGCCTGTCAGACCTCTAAAGCGGAAGGGGGCAGCCCATCTTCACGCGGTGTGAAGTCTTCATCCCCTCATGATCTTCTCTCTGTTGCTCGGCTTGTGAAACTCGGCCGCTGTAAGAATGTGGTGGTAGTGGCTGGAGCGGGAATCAGCACAGCCAGCGGCATCCCAGATTTCAG gACTCCAGGAACAGGTCTTTATTCCAACTTGGAGAAGTACAATGTCCCGTACCCAGAGGCCATCTTCAACATCGATTACTTCTCCGACAACCCGCAGCCCTTCTTCTCTTTAGCCAAAGTTCTGTATCCTGGCAGCCATCGACCCAACTACATCCACTACTTCATCCGCGTGCTTCACCACAAAGGCTTGCTGCTGAGAATGTACACCCAGAACATCGACGGACTGGAGAAGT TGTGTGGGATCCCAGATGACAAACTGGTGGAAGCCCACGGCAGCTTTGCCACCGCCTCCTGTCACTTGTGCTACACGCCGTATCCAGCAGAAGAGGCTCGG TACGCCATCATGCATGACCGTGTCCCCACATGCTCGTTTTGCACCGCAACGGTCAAGCCAGATGTTGTGTTCTTTGGGGAGGACCTGCCCCGCAAGTACTTTCTGCACAGGAAGGACTTCCCGAAGGCGGACCTGCTCATTATAATGGGAACGTCTCTGAAG ATCGAGCCGTTTGCCAGTTTGGTAAATTCTGTGCGCTCCACTGTTCCCCGGCTCCTGCTGAATAGAAACGCCGTCGGCCCCTTTGAGAGGGTCCCACTGCGGAGAGGAGATCATATGGAGCTGGGCGACCTGGCAGACTCTGTGCGGAAGTTTGCTGAAATGCTCGGCTGGGACGGCGAAATCCAGGAGCTGATGAGGAGTCAGGAAGTG AACAGAGGAGCATCGGATCAGGAAAGCTGTGAAGAAACGTCCAGAACTGAAGGATCAGGAGCGCCCAGCAGCAGCGAGGAGACGGACTCGGAAACAGACAGCAAAAGTTCTACCTGA